CCGCCCATGTCGTTGCTCCGCGCCCCGAACACATGCTCGACCCTCACCCCCGCCACCGAGCAGATACTGTTTGCATGCTTCGCCCATCTCCCAAGCGTCTTGTTCTCAGAACCCTTGCGGTTAATATGGCTCCCGTATCCTTTCTCCTTAAGCTTCTTCTCCGTTTCCCTTGAACTGTAAGCGCTGTCGGCCCACACCCCTTCGCCGCCGTTATCCTCATCCAGCATCTCTTCAAGCACCCGGCTGTCACGCACGGAAGCGTCGGTCACCCCGCAACCTCTTGTAAGCTTGTTCCTTGCGTCCACGTTCACATGGTTCTTGCAGCCGCAACACCTCTCTCCGGGAACTTCTCCCTTCTTTATTCTCTCG
The Candidatus Dadabacteria bacterium DNA segment above includes these coding regions:
- a CDS encoding transposase, yielding MSTPKRRNARDENERIKKGEVPGERCCGCKNHVNVDARNKLTRGCGVTDASVRDSRVLEEMLDEDNGGEGVWADSAYSSRETEKKLKEKGYGSHINRKGSENKTLGRWAKHANSICSVAGVRVEHVFGARSNDMGGRLLRSIGVVRAGACIGLKNLAYSMRRLVYLEEAVSGG